The following coding sequences lie in one Labrus bergylta chromosome 5, fLabBer1.1, whole genome shotgun sequence genomic window:
- the cav3 gene encoding caveolin-3: MADQYQYNTNEEKIVKDSHTKEIDLINRDPKQINEDVVKVEFEDVIAEPDGTHSLDGVWKLSYTTFTVSKYWCYRILSAVFGIPVALLWGFLFACISFCHIWAVVPCIKSCLIESQCISRIYSLCIQTFCDPFFEALGKIFSSVRVALRKEV; this comes from the exons ATGGCGGATCAGTACCAGTACAACACCAATGAGGAGAAGATTGTGAAAGACAgccacaccaaggagatcgatCTCATCAACAGAGACCCAAAGCAGATCAATGAGGACGTGGTGAAG GTGGAGTTTGAGGATGTCATTGCAGAACCTGATGGCACACACAGTCTGGACGGGGTGTGGAAGCTGAGCTACACCACCTTCACCGTGTCCAAATACTGGTGCTACCGCATCCTGTCTGCTGTCTTCGGCATCCCTGTTGCTCTGCTCTGGGGCTTCCTGTTCGCCTGCATCTCCTTCTGCCACATCTGGGCTGTGGTTCCCTGCATCAAGAGCTGTCTGATCGAGTCACAGTGCATCAGCCGCATCTACTCTCTCTGCATCCAGACCTTCTGCGACCCCTTCTTCGAAGCCTTGGGCAAGATCTTCAGCAGTGTGCGCGTGGCACTGCGCAAAGAAGTCTAA
- the gpr61l gene encoding probable G-protein coupled receptor, whose amino-acid sequence MGHFELIMANKPGPMIASVPNHSLTNHTTTPWELNPTVPANVGIVTSSQSQIKDLFGLFCMVTLNLIALLANTGVMVAIARAPHLKRFAFVCHLCAVDLLCAILLMPLGIISSSPFFGTVVFTVLECQVYIFLNVFLICLSILTIAAISVERYFYIVHPMRYEVKMTINLAIGVMLLIWVKSLILALVTLFGWPSYGPQSSIAAAHCSLHASHSRLRNVFAVLFSVICFLVPAVVIFTVYCAVYKVARSAAQQQVPAVPTWANASPEKNRSDSIHSQTTMITTNRTLPQRLSPERAFSGGKAALTLVFIVGQFMVCWLPYFTFHLQMSLSGSMHSPGDLEEAVTWLAYSSFAVNPFFYGLLNRQIREELVKFRRCCLTQPSEFGASSHEGSLQENFLQFIQRTSSTAETTSNSVNSCPRNTSDQGVKIPGQIPEDHA is encoded by the coding sequence ATGGGGCATTTTGAATTAATAATGGCCAACAAGCCTGGTCCCATGATAGCCTCTGTGCCAAACCACTCATTGACAAATCACACCACCACCCCATGGGAGCTCAATCCAACAGTTCCTGCCAATGTGGGCATTGTCACCAGCTCCCAGTCCCAGATCAAAGACCTGTTTGGGTTGTTCTGCATGGTGACCCTTAACCTCATTGCTCTGCTGGCCAACACCGGTGTGATGGTGGCGATTGCTCGAGCTCCTCACCTGAAGAGGTTTGCCTTTGTGTGCCACCTTTGTGCTGTGGACCTGCTATGTGCAATCCTCCTTATGCCTTTGGGGATCATATCCAGCTCGCCATTCTTTGGCACTGTGGTTTTTACTGTCCTCGAGTGTCAGGTTTACATATTCCTTAATGTTTTCCTCATCTGTCTGTCCATACTCACCATTGCAGCCATCAGCGTGGAGCGTTACTTCTACATCGTACACCCCATGCGCTATGAGGTCAAGATGACCATAAACCTTGCCATTGGTGTGATGCTCCTAATCTGGGTTAAATCCCTCATCCTTGCTTTGGTCACATTGTTTGGATGGCCATCTTACGGACCTCAGAGCTCTATAGCTGCAGCTCATTGCTCTCTTCATGCAAGTCACAGTCGTCTAAGAAATGTGTTTGCTGTGCTCTTCAGTGTGATCTGCTTCCTGGTTCCTGCTGTGGTTATCTTCACCGTTTACTGTGCCGTGTACAAAGTAGCTCGTTCTGCTGCCCAGCAGCAAGTCCCTGCTGTCCCAACGTGGGCAAATGCCAGTCCTGAAAAGAATCGCTCGGATTCAATCCACAGCCAGACCACCATGATTACCACCAATCGCACTCTCCCCCAAAGACTATCTCCAGAGAGGGCCTTCAGTGGAGGAAAGGCAGCTCTCACTTTAGTGTTCATCGTGGGACAGTTCATGGTTTGTTGGCTGCCCTACTTCACCTTCCACCTGCAGATGTCCCTGAGTGGCTCCATGCACAGTCCCGGGGACTTAGAGGAGGCAGTCACCTGGCTGGCGTACTCTTCCTTTGCGGTAAACCCGTTCTTCTACGGCCTGCTGAACAGGCAGATCAGGGAAGAACTTGTAAAATTCAGACGCTGCTGCTTGACCCAGCCGTCAGAGTTTGGGGCCTCCAGCCATGAGGGTTCCCTACAGGAGAACTTCCTCCAATTCATACAGAGAACCAGCAGCACAGCTGAAACCACATCAAACTCTGTCAACTCCTGTCCCAGAAACACTTCCGACCAGGGGGTGAAGATCCCTGGACAAATACCTGAAGACCATGCATAG
- the parp3 gene encoding protein mono-ADP-ribosyltransferase PARP3, with protein MAPKRKAATAAKRGGKKAKEETPKPKDAFTSAKEALLAAGPQVKTTRRVDEHCPLSSSGEVYEDYDCMLNQTNIGHNNNKFYVIQIVKAQNKYHSWNRWGRVGEVGQSKLNMFINPEDAVKDFEKKFKDKTKNNWSDRSNFVSHQGKYTLIEVDGEEDAEVKVDSVDGKPVKVNKNVLPCILDSATKSLIELIFSNDMFKEAMECMNLDIKKMPLGKLSKLQIAKGFEVLEEIEAAMNRKSKSEVLEELSSKFFTIVPHNFGRNRPPTINDSEVVGKKKEMLMVLADIELAQTLKSETEKAQEEIETVPHPLDQDYNSLKCDLTLMDKKSETYKIIEKYLKVTSDGYCKPKIINVWEVDREKEGERFEEHDTLENRRLLWHGTNIAVVAAILKSGLRIMPHSGGRVGSGIYFASENSKSAGYVRCSKNTGVMFLSEVALGKESTITRDNCSLKKAPMGYDSVVARGTVEPDPSMDVFITLDDKTVAVPQGKPIDQPQFSDSYFGNSEYLIYKESQCRLRYLLELNMR; from the exons ATGGCACCAAAGAGAAAAGCTGCTACTGCTGCTAAGAGAGGTGGCAAGAAGGCAAAGGAGGAAACACCAAAGCCCAAAGATGCCTTCACTTCAGCTAAAGAGGCTCTTCTGGCTGCAGGGCCACAGGTGAAAACTACGAGAAGGGTGGACGAGCACTGCCCTCTGTCATCATCAGGAGAG GTGTATGAGGACTATGACTGTATGCTCAACCAGACAAACATCGGACACAACAATAATAAGTTTTATGTCATTCAAATTGtcaaagcacaaaacaaataccATTCATGGAACAGGTGGGGTAGAGTG GGCGAAGTTGGGCAAAGCAAACTGAACATGTTTATTAATCCTGAGGATGCTGTGAAGgactttgaaaaaaagtttaaggATAAGACAAAGAACAACTGGAGCGATCGGTCTAATTTTGTGTCTCACCAAGGGAAGTACACCCTGATAGAAGTGGATGGAGAAGAGGATGCTGAGGTCAAG GTTGACAGTGTGGATGGAAAGCCTGTCAAAGTCAATAAAAATGTCCTTCCCTGCATACTTGACAGTGCTACAAAGAGCCTCATTGAGCTCATTTTCAGCAACGACATGTTCAAGGAGGCAATGGAGTGTATGAACTTAG ACATAAAGAAGATGCCTCTGGGTAAGCTCAGTAAGCTGCAGATTGCAAAGGGCTTTGAAGTGTTGGAGGAGATCGAAGCAGCAATGAACCGAAAAAGCAAAAGCGAAGTTCTGGAAGAACTTTCCTCAAAGTTCTTCACCATTGTTCCTCACAACTTTGGCCGCAACAGACCTCCGACCATTAACGACAGTGAGGTTGtggggaagaagaaagagatgCTCATG GTGTTGGCTGACATCGAGCTAGCCCAGACTCTGAAGTCGGAGACTGAAAAGGCTCAGGAAGAGATTGAGACAGTTCCTCACCCTCTGGACCAGGACTACAATTCTCTTAAATGTGATCTCACTCTGATGGACAAGAAGTCAGAAACATACAAG ATCATAGAAAAATACCTGAAAGTGACTTCAGATGGCTATTGCAAACCAAAGATTATCAACGTCTGGGAAGTCGATCGAGAAAAAGAG GGAGAGCGGTTTGAGGAACACGATACTCTGGAGAATCGCCGTCTGCTGTGGCACGGCACAAACATAGCTGTTGTGGCGGCGATCCTTAAAAGCGGTCTGAGGATAATGCCCCATTCAGGAGGACGTGTTGGCAGCGGTATCTATTTTGCATCAGAAAACAGCAAGTCAGCAGGTTATG TGAGATGCTCTAAGAACACTGGAGTCATGTTTTTGAGTGAGGTAGCCCTCGGCAAAGAATCTACCATCACCAGAGACAactgttctctgaaaaaggctCCCATGGGCTATGACAGCGTGGTGGCACGAGGAACTGTGGAACCAG atccatCTATGGATGTGTTCATCACATTGGATGATAAGACAGTTGCTGTGCCTCAAGGAAAGCCCATAGATCAGCCCCAGTTCTCAGACAGCTACTTCGGCAACAGTGAATATCTCATCTACAAAGAGAGCCAGTGTCGCCTTCGCTACCTGCTGGAGCTCAACATGCGCTAA
- the LOC109990113 gene encoding caveolin-2-like: MEVKVDVQSEEMNSNHSDTSQALIQDRDPKRINKSLKVTFEDVIAEPPSVRSFDKVWLWSHALFEVARLWFYCFISLLLAVPLSLAAGLLFAVLSCLHIWLIMPFVQLLLINMHWIRTVWSSILNILISTYFSSIGKCCGRITIHLERHEDR; the protein is encoded by the exons ATGGAGGTCAAAGTGGACGTGCAGTCTGAAGAGATGAATTCTAACCACAGTGACACAAGCCAGGCTCTGATTCAAGACAGGGATCCCAAGAGAATCAACAAGAGTCTCAAG gtCACGTTTGAGGATGTGATTGCAGAGCCTCCCTCTGTGCGGAGCTTTGATAAAGTATGGCTGTGGAGTCACGCCCTATTTGAAGTGGCCAGGTTGTGGTTCTACTGTTTCATCTCCCTCCTGCTGGCAGTACCGCTCTCACTGGCTGCAGGGCTCCTCTTCGCTGTGCTCAGCTGCCTCCACATCTG GTTGATCATGCCCTTTGTGCAGCTCCTTCTTATCAACATGCACTGGATCAGGACGGTGTGGAGCAGCATACTGAACATTCTCATCAGCACCTACTTTAGCAGTATTGGAAAGTGCTGCGGCCGGATCACCATCCATCTGGAAAGACATGAAGACAGATAG